One Mauremys mutica isolate MM-2020 ecotype Southern chromosome 9, ASM2049712v1, whole genome shotgun sequence DNA segment encodes these proteins:
- the SST gene encoding somatostatin, protein MLSCRLQCALALLSVALAVSSVSAAPSDPRLRQFLQKSLAAAAGKQELAKYFLAELLSEPNQPENEALEPEELSRGAEQDEVRLELERSANPNPALAPRERKAGCKNFFWKTFTSC, encoded by the exons ATGCTGTCCTGCCGTCTCCAGTGCGCCCTAGCCCTGCTCTCCGTCGCCTTGGCGGTGAGCAGCGTCTCCGCGGCGCCCTCGGACCCGAGGCTCCGGCAGTTCCTGCAGAAGTCACTGGCTGCGGCAGCGGGCAAACAG gaacTGGCGAAGTACTTTTTGGCAGAATTGCTCTCAGAACCCAACCAGCCGGAAAATGAAGCCCTGGAGCCCGAGGAGCTGTCCCGAGGCGCCGAGCAGGATGAAGTGAGGCTGGAGTTGGAGCGATCGGCTAACCCCAACCCCGCCTTGGCGCCCCGAGAACGCAAAGCCGGCTGCAAGAATTTCTTCTGGAAAACGTTCACCTCCTGTTAG